The following proteins are co-located in the Manihot esculenta cultivar AM560-2 chromosome 9, M.esculenta_v8, whole genome shotgun sequence genome:
- the LOC110622860 gene encoding pentatricopeptide repeat-containing protein At1g80270, mitochondrial, giving the protein MWAVLRSSNPLKFRGLSVVVSRVCCAKSEIFSNNLEANSAIYESSQVPSVRCLFYHTEANFSKFYILSQSMSSQAGAESSESEDLEDGFSELETPASVDSNEESSAVDGNEDELVSEPELSDDGGEHSAMELLDTEADTGEKASSKKKLASELFRAIVNAPGLSIHGVLDKWVEEGKDLGRAEISLVMIDLRKRRMFGRALQLSEWLEANNRQDFVERDYASRVDLIAKVRGLHKAENYIEKIPKSLRGEVIYRTLLANCVAASNVKKAEEVFNKIKDLQFPITTFACNQLLLLYKRVDKKKIADVLLLMEKENVKPSLFSYKILIDVKGQSNDLTGMDQIVETMKGEGIKPDVDTQAIIARHYASGGLTEKAEAILKEMEGGNLKEHRWACRALLPLYASLGKADEVGRIWKVCESSPRLEECIAAIEAWGRLKKVDEAEAVFDRMLTTWKKLSSRHYAALLKVYANHKMLGKGKDLVKQMSDSGCRIGPLTWDALVKLYVQAGEVEKADSILQKAAQQNQLKPMFSSYLAIMDQYAKKGDVHNAEKMFHRMKQVGYVARLRQFQTLLQAYVNAKAPAYGMRERMKADNLFPTKGLAAQLAQVDAFRKTPVSDLLD; this is encoded by the exons ATGTGGGCTGTTCTTCGATCTTCCAATCCTCTCAA GTTCCGAGGATTGAGCGTGGTAGTTTCTCGAGTTTGTTGTGCTAAATcagaaatattttctaataacctTGAAGCCAATTCTGCCATTTATGAGTCTTCTCAAGTGCCATCAGTCAGATGCCTATTTTACCACACTGAAGCTAATTTTTCAAAGTTCTATATTCTAAGCCAAAGTATGTCTTCACAAGCAGGTGCAGAAAGTAGCGAATCAGAAGACTTGGAGGATGGGTTTTCTGAACTCGAAACACCAGCTAGTGTTGATTCAAATGAAGAGAGCAGTGCAGTAGATGGGAATGAAGATGAGTTAGTTTCTGAACCTGAGCTTTCTGATGATGGTGGTGAACACTCTGCAATGGAATTATTAGATACTGAAGCAGATACAGGTGAGAAAGCATCATCAAAGAAAAAACTTGCCTCAGAACTGTTTCGAGCCATTGTTAATGCTCCAGGTTTGTCTATCCATGGGGTTCTTGATAAGTGGGTGGAAGAAGGAAAGGATTTGGGTAGGGCAGAGATCTCACTGGTTATGATCGATCTTCGTAAACGCCGAATGTTTGGGAGGGCCCTGCAG CTCTCAGAGTGGTTGGAGGCCAATAACAGACAGGACTTTGTTGAGAGAGATTATGCTTCTCGTGTTGATTTGATTGCAAAGGTGCGTGGCCTCCACAAGGCAGAGAACTATATTGAGAAGATCCCAAAATCACTTAGAGGGGAAGTTATCTACCGAACTTTGTTGGCCAACTGTGTTGCTGCAAGTAATGTGAAGAAAGCAGAGGAAGTATTCAACAAAATAAAGGATCTTCAGTTTCCAATCACAACTTTTGCGTGTAACCAGCTGCTTCTCCTCTACAAAAGGGTTGACAAGAAGAAGATAGCTGATGTTTTGTTATTAATGGAGAAAGAAAATGTCAAGCCTTCACTCTTCTCGTACAAAATCTTAATAGACGTCAAGGGCCAATCCAATGACTTGACAGGGATGGATCAAATTGTAGAAACCATGAAGGGTGAAGGCATTAAACCTGATGTCGACACCCAAGCAATTATTGCTAGGCACTATGCTTCAGGTGGTCTCACAGAAAAAGCTGAGGCTATTTTGAAAGAAATGGAAGGAGGAAACTTAAAAGAGCATCGATGGGCTTGTAGGGCTTTGCTTCCCCTGTATGCTTCACTTGGAAAAGCTGATGAAGTTGGGAGAATTTGGAAGGTCTGTGAGTCGAGTCCCCGGCTAGAGGAGTGCATAGCTGCCATTGAAGCTTGGGGAAGGCTGAAGAAAGTTGATGAAGCTGAGGCAGTTTTTGATAGGATGCTTACGACTTGGAAGAAGCTATCTTCAAGACACTATGCTGCGCTTTTGAAGGTTTATGCAAACCATAAGATGCTAGGCAAGGGGAAAGATTTGGTCAAGCAAATGTCGGATAGTGGGTGCCGCATCGGTCCATTGACTTGGGATGCTCTAGTTAAGCTTTATGTTCAAGCAGGGGAAGTTGAAAAGGCTGACTCTATACTGCAAAAGGCTGCTCAGCAGAACCAGTTGAAGCCAATGTTTAGTTCTTACTTGGCTATCATGGATCAGTATGCGAAAAAGGGTGATGTACATAATGCAGAAAAAATGTTTCACAGAATGAAACAGGTAGGATATGTGGCTCGACTTAGGCAATTCCAGACTCTACTCCAGGCTTATGTAAATGCGAAGGCCCCAGCTTATGGGATGAGGGAGAGGATGAAGGCAGATAACTTATTCCCAACCAAGGGTTTGGCTGCCCAACTGGCGCAGGTTGATGCATTTAGGAAGACACCAGTGTCGGATTTACTTGACTGA
- the LOC110622918 gene encoding DNA gyrase subunit B, chloroplastic/mitochondrial isoform X2 — protein MSSSTATESFQENASSKAYGSDQIQVLKGLEPVRKRPGMYIGSTGPRGLHHLVYEILDNAIDEAQAGYASKIDVVLYSDNSVSITDNGRGIPTDLHPDTKKSALETVLTVLHAGGKFGGSNSGYSVSGGLHGVGLSVVNALSEGLEVTVWRDGMEYKQRYSRGNPVTILTGYSLPVESRDRQGTCVRFWPDKEVFTTAIQFDYNTIGGRVRELAFLNPKLTITLKKEDNDPEKNQYDEYFYAGGLVEYVKWLNTDKKSLHDVVGFRKEIDGIAIDMALQWCSDAYSDMILGYANSIRTIDGGTHIDGFKASLTRTLNNLGKKSKIVKDKDINLSGEHVREGLTCIISVKVPSPEFEGQTKTRLGNPEVRKVVDQSVQEYLTEYLELHPDVLDSILSKSLNALKAALAAKKARELVRQKSVLRTSSLPGKLADCSSTNPEESEIFIVEGDSAGGSAKQGRDRRFQAILPLRGKILNIERKDEAAMYKNEEIQNLILGLGLGVKGEDFKKDALRYHKIIILTDADVDGAHIRTLLLTFFFRYQRALFEEGCIYVGVPPLYKVERGKQVYYCYDDEELKNLQNSFPHNASYNIQRFKGLGEMMPLQLWETTLDPERRLLKQLVVEDAAEANIVFSSLMGARVDVRKELIQNASRMVNIDQLDI, from the exons GTGCTGAAAGGCTTAGAACCTGTTAGGAAAAGGCCAGGCATGTACATTGGAAGTACTGGACCTCGTGGGTTGCACCATTTG GTTTATGAAATATTGGATAATGCTATTGACGAGGCCCAAGCAGGATATGCTTCAAAGATAGATGTCGTCTTATATTCTGATAATTCTGTTAGCATCACTGACAACGGGCGTGGG ATACCCACTGATCTGCATCCAGACACAAAGAAATCTGCCTTGGAGACTGTGCTAACG GTCTTACATGCTGGTGGAAAATTTGGTGGTTCTAATAGTGGCTATAGTGTCTCCGGTGGATTACATGGTGTGGGCTTGTCTGTTGTTAATGCGTTGTCTGAG GGATTAGAAGTTACTGTTTGGCGTGATGGAATGGAATACAAACAGAGATATTCTCGTGGTAATCCTGTGACAATTCTTACGGGTTATTCGTTACCAGTTGAATCAAGGGATCGTCAAGGGACATGTGTCAGATTTTGGCCAGACAAAGAAG TATTCACTACTGCAATTCAGTTTGACTACAACACAATAGGTGGAAGAGTTAGGGAGCTTGCTTTTTTAAATCCAAAG CTTACTATCACACTGAAAAAAGAAGATAATGATCCAGAGAAGAACCAGTATGATGAATATTTCTATGCAGGAGGGTTGGTAGAGTATGTTAAATGGCTAAATACTGATAAG aAATCACTTCATGATGTTGTGGGTTTCAGAAAAGAAATAGATGGGATCGCAATCGATATGGCTCTTCAATG GTGTTCTGATGCATACTCAGATATGATACTGGGGTATGCCAATAGTATACGCACTATTGATGGTGGCACACATATAGACGGTTTCAAGGCTTCATTAACCAGAACACTCAATAATCTTGGGAAGAAGTCAAAGATAGTAAAG GATAAGGATATTAATTTAAGCGGTGAACATGTGAGAGAGGGGTTAACATGCATTATATCAGTTAAAGTTCCAAGTCCAGAGTTTGAAGGACAAACAAAG ACAAGGTTAGGAAATCCCGAGGTGCGAAAAGTGGTGGACCAATCAGTGCAAGAGTATCTTACTGAATATTTGGAGTTGCATCCAGATGTTCTTGATTCAATCCTCTCAAAATCTCTAAATGCTCTGAAG GCAGCTTTGGCAGCAAAGAAGGCAAGGGAGTTGGTGAGACAGAAGAGTGTGTTGAGAACATCATCTCTTCCAGGAAAACTGGCTGATTGTTCATCTACAAATCCTGAAGAATCTG AAATTTTTATCGTTGAAGGAGATTCAGCCGGTGGAAGTGCCAAACAAGGTCGTGATAGGCGCTTTCAG GCTATTCTTCCCCTGAgaggtaaaattttaaatatagaaaGAAAAGATGAGGCGGCAATGTACAAGAATGAAGAGATTCAAAATCTTATACTTGGCCTTGGACTTGGAGTAAAG GGTGAGGATTTTAAGAAGGATGCACTACGATATCATAAGATCATCATCTTAACAGATGCTGATGTGGATGGTGCTCACATCCGAACTCTGCTGCTAACTTTTTTCTTCAGATATCAG AGAGCCTTATTTGAAGAAGGTTGCATATATGTTGGTGTTCCCCCTCTTTATAAG GTTGAGAGGGGAAAACAAGTATACTATTGTTATGATGATGAAGaactaaaaaatcttcaaaactcatttcctcatAATGCATCATATAATATTCAAAGGTTCAAAG GCTTGGGAGAAATGATGCCTTTACAACTTTGGGAAACAACCTTGGATCCAGAGAGAAGGCTGCTGAAGCAATTGGTAGTTGAGGATGCAGCTGAAGCTAATATTGTTTTCTCATCGCTTATGGGTGCTCGG GTGGATGTCCGCAAGGAACTTATCCAGAATGCTTCACGCATGGTCAACATTGATCAACTGGATATTTGA